In Sphaeramia orbicularis chromosome 15, fSphaOr1.1, whole genome shotgun sequence, a single genomic region encodes these proteins:
- the mapk8a gene encoding mitogen-activated protein kinase 8 isoform X1 — MPGGRCATEKPWEGRTTSVGRVDCSLLLEGCSPIMIITLRALFEQGRTFFDAQKSVIEEFVMNKNKREREFYSLDVGDSTFTVLKRYQNLRPIGSGAQGIVCSAYDQTLERNVAIKKLSRPFQNQTHAKRAFRELVLMKCVNHKNIIGLLNVFTPQKSLEEFQDVYLVMELMDANLCQVIQMELDHERLSYLLYQMLCGIKHLHAAGIIHRDLKPSNIVVKSDCTLKILDFGLARTAATGLLMTPYVVTRYYRAPEVILGMGYQANVDVWSVGCIVAEMIRGSVLFPGTDHIDQWNKVIEQLGTPSQEFLMKLNQSVRTYVENRPRYAGYSFEKLFPDVLFPADSDHNKLKASQARDLLSKMLVIDASKRISVDEALQHPYINVWYDPAEVEAPPPKILDKQLDEREHTVEEWKELIYKEVSEWEEWTKNGVIRGQPPPLGAAVIDSPPQPTSSSSSSANDVSSMSTEPTDPSSDPTMTSETDSSLDSHTSLGALACCR, encoded by the exons ATGCCCGGTGGTAGGTGCGCTACGGAGAAACCCTGGGAAGGACGAACGACCTCGGTTGGACGTGTGGATTGTAGCCTGCTGCTGGAAGGCTGCTCCCCCATCATGATCATAACACTGCGGGCTCTCTTCGAACAAGGG AGGacattttttgatgcacagaaatcAGTGATTGAAGAATTCGTCATGAACAAGaacaagagagaaagagagttcTACAGCCTAGATGTTGGGGATTCAACGTTTACAGTACTGAAAAGATACCAGAATCTCAGACCCATTGGCTCAGGAGCACAGGGAATCGTTTG CTCTGCTTATGACCAAACCCTTGAAAGAAATGTTGCCATCAAGAAACTAAGTCGACCGTTTCAGAATCAGACCCATGCCAAGAGGGCATTCAGAGAACTAGTTCTTATGAAATGTGTCAATCACAAGAAT ATCATTGGCCTATTAAATGTATTTACACCACAGAAATCATTAGAAGAATTCCAAGATGT ATATTTGGTGATGGAATTGATGGATGCCAACCTGTGCCAGGTCATTCAGATGGAGCTAGACCATGAAAGGCTTTCCTATCTGCTCTATCAGATGTTGTGTGGCATCAAACACCTCCATGCTGCCGGCATCATTCACAGG GACCTGAAGCCCAGCAACATAGTTGTGAAATCAGATTGTACACTGAAGATTCTGGACTTTGGCCTTGCTCGGACAGCTGCCACCGGCCTCCTGATGACACCGTATGTGGTTACACGCTACTACAGAGCACCAGAAGTTATCCTGGGCATGGGCTACCAGGCCAATG TGGATGTATGGTCAGTGGGCTGCATAGTGGCCGAGATGATCAGGGGAAGTGTGTTGTTCCCCGGCACTGATC ACATTGACCAGTGGAACAAGGTAATTGAGCAGCTAGGCACTCCATCTCAAGAGTTTCTAATGAAGCTGAACCAATCAGTTAGAACATATGTAGAAAACAGGCCACGCTACGCTGGATACAGCTTTGAGAAACTGTTCCCGGATGTGCTCTTCCCTGCTGACTCAGATCATAATAAACtaaaag CAAGCCAAGCAAGAGATCTCTTATCCAAGATGTTAGTGATTGATGCATCTAAGCGCATCTCTGTAGATGAAGCTCTGCAGCACCCCTATATCAATGTTTGGTATGACCCAGCTGAAGTAGAGGCG CCTCCTCCGAAGATCCTTGACAAACAGTTGGATGAGAGGGAGCATACTGTCGAAGAGTGGAAAG AGCTGATTTATAAGGAAGTGAGCGAATGGGAggaatggacaaaaaatggagtGATAAGAGGCCAGCCTCCTCCTTTAG GTGCAGCAGTGATCGACAGCCCCCCCCAGCccacgtcctcctcctcctcctcagccaaCGATGTGTCGTCCATGTCCACAGAGCCCACGGATCCGAGCAGTGACCCCACCATGACCTCTGAAACTGACAGCAGCTTGGACAGCCATACCTCTCTAGGTGCTCTGGCCTGCTGCAGATAA
- the mapk8a gene encoding mitogen-activated protein kinase 8 isoform X4 produces MPGGRCATEKPWEGRTTSVGRVDCSLLLEGCSPIMIITLRALFEQGRTFFDAQKSVIEEFVMNKNKREREFYSLDVGDSTFTVLKRYQNLRPIGSGAQGIVCSAYDQTLERNVAIKKLSRPFQNQTHAKRAFRELVLMKCVNHKNIIGLLNVFTPQKSLEEFQDVYLVMELMDANLCQVIQMELDHERLSYLLYQMLCGIKHLHAAGIIHRDLKPSNIVVKSDCTLKILDFGLARTAATGLLMTPYVVTRYYRAPEVILGMGYQANVDVWSVGCIVAEMIRGSVLFPGTDHIDQWNKVIEQLGTPSQEFLMKLNQSVRTYVENRPRYAGYSFEKLFPDVLFPADSDHNKLKASQARDLLSKMLVIDASKRISVDEALQHPYINVWYDPAEVEAPPPKILDKQLDEREHTVEEWKELIYKEVSEWEEWTKNGVIRGQPPPLAQVQQ; encoded by the exons ATGCCCGGTGGTAGGTGCGCTACGGAGAAACCCTGGGAAGGACGAACGACCTCGGTTGGACGTGTGGATTGTAGCCTGCTGCTGGAAGGCTGCTCCCCCATCATGATCATAACACTGCGGGCTCTCTTCGAACAAGGG AGGacattttttgatgcacagaaatcAGTGATTGAAGAATTCGTCATGAACAAGaacaagagagaaagagagttcTACAGCCTAGATGTTGGGGATTCAACGTTTACAGTACTGAAAAGATACCAGAATCTCAGACCCATTGGCTCAGGAGCACAGGGAATCGTTTG CTCTGCTTATGACCAAACCCTTGAAAGAAATGTTGCCATCAAGAAACTAAGTCGACCGTTTCAGAATCAGACCCATGCCAAGAGGGCATTCAGAGAACTAGTTCTTATGAAATGTGTCAATCACAAGAAT ATCATTGGCCTATTAAATGTATTTACACCACAGAAATCATTAGAAGAATTCCAAGATGT ATATTTGGTGATGGAATTGATGGATGCCAACCTGTGCCAGGTCATTCAGATGGAGCTAGACCATGAAAGGCTTTCCTATCTGCTCTATCAGATGTTGTGTGGCATCAAACACCTCCATGCTGCCGGCATCATTCACAGG GACCTGAAGCCCAGCAACATAGTTGTGAAATCAGATTGTACACTGAAGATTCTGGACTTTGGCCTTGCTCGGACAGCTGCCACCGGCCTCCTGATGACACCGTATGTGGTTACACGCTACTACAGAGCACCAGAAGTTATCCTGGGCATGGGCTACCAGGCCAATG TGGATGTATGGTCAGTGGGCTGCATAGTGGCCGAGATGATCAGGGGAAGTGTGTTGTTCCCCGGCACTGATC ACATTGACCAGTGGAACAAGGTAATTGAGCAGCTAGGCACTCCATCTCAAGAGTTTCTAATGAAGCTGAACCAATCAGTTAGAACATATGTAGAAAACAGGCCACGCTACGCTGGATACAGCTTTGAGAAACTGTTCCCGGATGTGCTCTTCCCTGCTGACTCAGATCATAATAAACtaaaag CAAGCCAAGCAAGAGATCTCTTATCCAAGATGTTAGTGATTGATGCATCTAAGCGCATCTCTGTAGATGAAGCTCTGCAGCACCCCTATATCAATGTTTGGTATGACCCAGCTGAAGTAGAGGCG CCTCCTCCGAAGATCCTTGACAAACAGTTGGATGAGAGGGAGCATACTGTCGAAGAGTGGAAAG AGCTGATTTATAAGGAAGTGAGCGAATGGGAggaatggacaaaaaatggagtGATAAGAGGCCAGCCTCCTCCTTTAG CACAGGTGCAGCAGTGA
- the mapk8a gene encoding mitogen-activated protein kinase 8 isoform X3, with protein sequence MKKRTFFDAQKSVIEEFVMNKNKREREFYSLDVGDSTFTVLKRYQNLRPIGSGAQGIVCSAYDQTLERNVAIKKLSRPFQNQTHAKRAFRELVLMKCVNHKNIIGLLNVFTPQKSLEEFQDVYLVMELMDANLCQVIQMELDHERLSYLLYQMLCGIKHLHAAGIIHRDLKPSNIVVKSDCTLKILDFGLARTAATGLLMTPYVVTRYYRAPEVILGMGYQANVDVWSVGCIVAEMIRGSVLFPGTDHIDQWNKVIEQLGTPSQEFLMKLNQSVRTYVENRPRYAGYSFEKLFPDVLFPADSDHNKLKASQARDLLSKMLVIDASKRISVDEALQHPYINVWYDPAEVEAPPPKILDKQLDEREHTVEEWKELIYKEVSEWEEWTKNGVIRGQPPPLGAAVIDSPPQPTSSSSSSANDVSSMSTEPTDPSSDPTMTSETDSSLDSHTSLGALACCR encoded by the exons ATGAAAAAG AGGacattttttgatgcacagaaatcAGTGATTGAAGAATTCGTCATGAACAAGaacaagagagaaagagagttcTACAGCCTAGATGTTGGGGATTCAACGTTTACAGTACTGAAAAGATACCAGAATCTCAGACCCATTGGCTCAGGAGCACAGGGAATCGTTTG CTCTGCTTATGACCAAACCCTTGAAAGAAATGTTGCCATCAAGAAACTAAGTCGACCGTTTCAGAATCAGACCCATGCCAAGAGGGCATTCAGAGAACTAGTTCTTATGAAATGTGTCAATCACAAGAAT ATCATTGGCCTATTAAATGTATTTACACCACAGAAATCATTAGAAGAATTCCAAGATGT ATATTTGGTGATGGAATTGATGGATGCCAACCTGTGCCAGGTCATTCAGATGGAGCTAGACCATGAAAGGCTTTCCTATCTGCTCTATCAGATGTTGTGTGGCATCAAACACCTCCATGCTGCCGGCATCATTCACAGG GACCTGAAGCCCAGCAACATAGTTGTGAAATCAGATTGTACACTGAAGATTCTGGACTTTGGCCTTGCTCGGACAGCTGCCACCGGCCTCCTGATGACACCGTATGTGGTTACACGCTACTACAGAGCACCAGAAGTTATCCTGGGCATGGGCTACCAGGCCAATG TGGATGTATGGTCAGTGGGCTGCATAGTGGCCGAGATGATCAGGGGAAGTGTGTTGTTCCCCGGCACTGATC ACATTGACCAGTGGAACAAGGTAATTGAGCAGCTAGGCACTCCATCTCAAGAGTTTCTAATGAAGCTGAACCAATCAGTTAGAACATATGTAGAAAACAGGCCACGCTACGCTGGATACAGCTTTGAGAAACTGTTCCCGGATGTGCTCTTCCCTGCTGACTCAGATCATAATAAACtaaaag CAAGCCAAGCAAGAGATCTCTTATCCAAGATGTTAGTGATTGATGCATCTAAGCGCATCTCTGTAGATGAAGCTCTGCAGCACCCCTATATCAATGTTTGGTATGACCCAGCTGAAGTAGAGGCG CCTCCTCCGAAGATCCTTGACAAACAGTTGGATGAGAGGGAGCATACTGTCGAAGAGTGGAAAG AGCTGATTTATAAGGAAGTGAGCGAATGGGAggaatggacaaaaaatggagtGATAAGAGGCCAGCCTCCTCCTTTAG GTGCAGCAGTGATCGACAGCCCCCCCCAGCccacgtcctcctcctcctcctcagccaaCGATGTGTCGTCCATGTCCACAGAGCCCACGGATCCGAGCAGTGACCCCACCATGACCTCTGAAACTGACAGCAGCTTGGACAGCCATACCTCTCTAGGTGCTCTGGCCTGCTGCAGATAA
- the mapk8a gene encoding mitogen-activated protein kinase 8 isoform X2, with protein sequence MPGGRCATEKPWEGRTTSVGRVDCSLLLEGCSPIMIITLRALFEQGRTFFDAQKSVIEEFVMNKNKREREFYSLDVGDSTFTVLKRYQNLRPIGSGAQGIVCSAYDQTLERNVAIKKLSRPFQNQTHAKRAFRELVLMKCVNHKNIIGLLNVFTPQKSLEEFQDVYLVMELMDANLCQVIQMELDHERLSYLLYQMLCGIKHLHAAGIIHRDLKPSNIVVKSDCTLKILDFGLARTAATGLLMTPYVVTRYYRAPEVILGMGYQANVDIWSVGCILAEMVRHKILFPGRDYIDQWNKVIEQLGTPSQEFLMKLNQSVRTYVENRPRYAGYSFEKLFPDVLFPADSDHNKLKASQARDLLSKMLVIDASKRISVDEALQHPYINVWYDPAEVEAPPPKILDKQLDEREHTVEEWKELIYKEVSEWEEWTKNGVIRGQPPPLGAAVIDSPPQPTSSSSSSANDVSSMSTEPTDPSSDPTMTSETDSSLDSHTSLGALACCR encoded by the exons ATGCCCGGTGGTAGGTGCGCTACGGAGAAACCCTGGGAAGGACGAACGACCTCGGTTGGACGTGTGGATTGTAGCCTGCTGCTGGAAGGCTGCTCCCCCATCATGATCATAACACTGCGGGCTCTCTTCGAACAAGGG AGGacattttttgatgcacagaaatcAGTGATTGAAGAATTCGTCATGAACAAGaacaagagagaaagagagttcTACAGCCTAGATGTTGGGGATTCAACGTTTACAGTACTGAAAAGATACCAGAATCTCAGACCCATTGGCTCAGGAGCACAGGGAATCGTTTG CTCTGCTTATGACCAAACCCTTGAAAGAAATGTTGCCATCAAGAAACTAAGTCGACCGTTTCAGAATCAGACCCATGCCAAGAGGGCATTCAGAGAACTAGTTCTTATGAAATGTGTCAATCACAAGAAT ATCATTGGCCTATTAAATGTATTTACACCACAGAAATCATTAGAAGAATTCCAAGATGT ATATTTGGTGATGGAATTGATGGATGCCAACCTGTGCCAGGTCATTCAGATGGAGCTAGACCATGAAAGGCTTTCCTATCTGCTCTATCAGATGTTGTGTGGCATCAAACACCTCCATGCTGCCGGCATCATTCACAGG GACCTGAAGCCCAGCAACATAGTTGTGAAATCAGATTGTACACTGAAGATTCTGGACTTTGGCCTTGCTCGGACAGCTGCCACCGGCCTCCTGATGACACCGTATGTGGTTACACGCTACTACAGAGCACCAGAAGTTATCCTGGGCATGGGCTACCAGGCCAATG TGGACATATGGTCTGTGGGCTGCATACTGGCAGAAATGGTTCGCCATAAAATCCTCTTCCCAGGAAGGGACT ACATTGACCAGTGGAACAAGGTAATTGAGCAGCTAGGCACTCCATCTCAAGAGTTTCTAATGAAGCTGAACCAATCAGTTAGAACATATGTAGAAAACAGGCCACGCTACGCTGGATACAGCTTTGAGAAACTGTTCCCGGATGTGCTCTTCCCTGCTGACTCAGATCATAATAAACtaaaag CAAGCCAAGCAAGAGATCTCTTATCCAAGATGTTAGTGATTGATGCATCTAAGCGCATCTCTGTAGATGAAGCTCTGCAGCACCCCTATATCAATGTTTGGTATGACCCAGCTGAAGTAGAGGCG CCTCCTCCGAAGATCCTTGACAAACAGTTGGATGAGAGGGAGCATACTGTCGAAGAGTGGAAAG AGCTGATTTATAAGGAAGTGAGCGAATGGGAggaatggacaaaaaatggagtGATAAGAGGCCAGCCTCCTCCTTTAG GTGCAGCAGTGATCGACAGCCCCCCCCAGCccacgtcctcctcctcctcctcagccaaCGATGTGTCGTCCATGTCCACAGAGCCCACGGATCCGAGCAGTGACCCCACCATGACCTCTGAAACTGACAGCAGCTTGGACAGCCATACCTCTCTAGGTGCTCTGGCCTGCTGCAGATAA